Proteins encoded in a region of the Hippocampus zosterae strain Florida chromosome 11, ASM2543408v3, whole genome shotgun sequence genome:
- the psme4a gene encoding proteasome activator complex subunit 4A isoform X2, with product MKEPQSDGLGFVPQKDIVYNKLLPYADKLDEESNDILSKIKGNLARAVQFREIWPGVLFWTRKLSTYIRLYGRKFSKEDHVLFIKLLYELVTVPRLEISMMQGLARLLIKLLKKRELLSREDLELPWRPLYELHDRILFSKTEHLGLNWFPNSVEGVLKTLVKSCRPYFPESATQEMLDEWRPLFCPFDVTMQRAICYFELFLPTTVPPELHHKGFKLWFDELINLWVSVQNLPSWELNLVNLFARLANDNIGYIDWDPYIPKIFTRVLRSFNLPVGTSQMMFPRYLTNAYDIGHVVLWISSLLGGPSKQTQAQLTGLFKSITSFFHPSNHGRWLMKLMKLLQRLPASVVRRLHRERYRKPSWLTPIPDTHKLTEDDITHFVESMMQPVLLAMFSKTGSLDAAQALQNLALMRPEIVIPPVLERTYPALETLTEPHQLTATLSCMIGVARSLVSGGKHLPDGPTHMLPLLMRSLPGVDPNDFSKCMITFQFIATFVTLVPLVDCSSALHERTDLTEVERELCSASAEFEDFVLQFMDRCFALIDSSTLEQTREETETEKMTHLESLVELGLSSTFSTILIQCSLDIFMVALEKVFNFATTNIFETRVAGRMVADMCRAAAKCHPAESLKVFVPHCCSQIHQIAANEEVLHEEELDKEFLWNLQLLSEVTRVDGHKLLAYSSDLVQILQLTLHLKCKQGYILSCNLLHHILRSTAFIYPTEYCSVPRGFCQPITDYLPIKDWGRPGDLWNLDIRWHVPSADEITFSFHLLGTILKPELKRLQSFAEGEQEMSRDDVLQSLTIVQHCLLGAGGLMPPLKGEPISELVHSMVNLDETTLYTGTKYDESTENYRDSICQVMRQLLHYILENSEDDTKSLFSIIKIISELLHFKGSHKHEFDSRWKSFNLVKKSMENRLHGKKQHIRALLIDRVMLQHELRKLTVEGCQYRSIHQELMRDLLRLSTSTYSQVRSKAQSVLFTALGTYNFCSRDVIPHVLEFLNPDNGSVTQQQFKGALYCLLGNHNGVCLANLHDWECIALTWPAIVRSGLSSAMSLEKPSIVRLFDDLADKIHRQYETIGIDFSIPEETCGVAKQLMVTGNPFPKEPVPSEEETSRGVKKQDLKNFESGEKYQRLIGDLLNCLGNRNLPWKFEHIAIGFLSLLLRDDHQLPPAAVLFFVKTLNHDSLYVRKVAISAVAGIMKQIKRPHKKVPISPSELCALEETGHGIVAGDRPDNKWLQYNSKSLPRTQKDWDLCAFVEKTHWGYYSWPRKLMMYAPEEEQPKQNLPREEMTEHEQIIYDHFSDPVFINQFIEFLSLEDRKGKDKFSTRRFCLFKGLFRNFSNTFLPLLQPHMERLVADTHESKQRCVAEIISGLIRGCKHWSYPKVESLWEVLCPLLRTALSNITVETYADWGTCIATACESRDPRKLHWLFEMLMESPVNGEGGSFVDACRLYVLQGGLAQQEWRVPELLHRLLQYLEPKLTQVYKNVRERIGSVLTYIFMIDVNLPYTQPTTSPRISDFTDRILLQLKPLTEGDDEIQNHVVEENEVGEQDERTQAIKLLKTVLKWLIASAGRSYSTAVPEHLRLLPLLFKIAPVENDDSYDELKRDAKTCLSLMSQGLLYTEQIPMVLNALQEIAGSSSWHARYTVLTYLQIMAFYNLFTFMSDPKAVDDVRALVIKLLEDEQLEVREMAATTLSGFLQCNFLCMDAPMQAHFEALCKTRLPKKRKRGVGSLVDTIPSGDLVRRHAGVLGLSACILSSPYDVPTWMPQLLMDLSAHLNDTQPIEMTVKKTLSNFRRTHHDNWQQHKQQFTDDQLLVLTDLLVSPCYYA from the exons CTCTGTAGAAGGTGTGTTGAAGACACTTGTGAAAAGTTGCAGACC GTATTTTCCAGAGTCTGCAACCCAGGAGATGCTGGATGAGTGGAGACCGCTATTTTGCCCATTTGACGTTACCATGCAGAGAGCAATTTGCTACTTTGAACTCTTTCTACCCACAACCGTACCTCCAGAGCTGCATCATAAGGGCTTCAA GTTGTGGTTTGATGAGTTGATCAATTTGTGGGTATCAGTGCAGAATCTTCCAAGCTGGGAATTG AATCTGGTGAATCTCTTTGCTCGCTTGGCCAATGACAACATTGGGTACATTGACTGGGATCCTTATATCCCGAAG ATTTTCACAAGAGTCTTGAGGAGTTTCAATCTTCCAGTGGGGACCAGCCAGATGATGTTCCCGCGATACTTGACCAATGCCTACGACATTGGCCATGTGGTGCTATGGATATCATCTCTTCTG GGTGGACCAAGTAAGCAAACTCAAGCACAGCTCACTGGACTTTTCAAAAGCATCACATCTTTTTTCCACCCATCAAACCATGGTCGTTGGTTG ATGAAGCTCATGAAGTTGCTGCAGCGTCTCCCTGCCAGTGTTGTTCGCCGGCTGCATCGAGAGCGCTACAGAAAGCCGTCTTGGCTAACACCGATCCCAGACACTCACAAGCTCACAGAAGACGATATCACACACTTTGTGGAGAGTATGATGCAGCCAGTTCTTCTGGCCATGTTCAGCAAAACAGGCAGTCTTGATGCCGCTCAGGCTCTGCAGAACCTTGCTCTGATGAGGCCTGAAATAGTCATTCCTCCGGTTCTAGAGAG AACATACCCCGCACTGGAAACTCTAACAGAGCCCCATCAGCTGACAGCCACCCTAAGCTGCATGATTGGTGTAGCACGAAGTTTAGTGTCTGGTGGGAAGCACCTTCCTGATGGGCCGACTCACATGTTACCCCTCCTCATGAGGTCCCTGCCTGGAGTTGACCCAAATGACTTCAGCAAGTGCATG ATCACCTTCCAGTTTATTGCTACATTTGTAACTCTTGTGCCTTTGGTGGACTGTTCGTCTGCTCTACATGAAAGAACAGACTTGACAGAG GTGGAACGTGAATTGTGCTCGGCCTCTGCGGAATTCGAAGACTTTGTCCTTCAATTTATGGACAG GTGCTTTGCCTTGATCGACAGCAGCACTCTCGAACAAACCCGTGAGGAAACAGAAACGGAGAAAATGACTCATTTGGAGAGTTTGGTGGAACTCGGCTTGTCCTCTACTTTTAGCACTATCCTCATTCAGTGCTCCTTGGACATCTTCATG GTGGCGCTGGAAAAGGTTTTTAACTTTGCAACCACTAACATTTTTGAGACACGTGTAGCTGGAAGGATGGTGGCGGACATGTGCCGGGCTGCTGCCAAG TGTCACCCCGCAGAGTCTCTTAAAGTTTTTGTCCCTCACTGCTGCAGTCAAATACACCAAATTGCTGCCA ATGAAGAAGTGTTACACGAAGAGGAACTTGACAAGGAGTTTTTATGGAATCTTCAGCTACTGTCTGAG GTTACTCGAGTTGATGGTCACAAGCTCCTGGCTTATTCCTCTGACTTGGTCCAGATATTGCAGTTGACCCTTCACCTCAAATGTAAGCAGGGCTACATCCTTTCTTGCAACTTACTGCATCATATCCTCCGCTCCACTGCATTCATCTATCCTACGGAGTACTGCAGTGTGCCAAGGGGCttctgccagccaatcacagactaCCTGCCCATCAAG GATTGGGGTCGTCCTGGTGACTTGTGGAACTTGGACATCCGGTGGCATGTCCCCAGTGCTGATGAGATCACCTTTAGCTTTCATTTACTGGGCACGATCCTGAAGCCAGAACTGAAGAGGCTTCAAAGTTTTGCAGAAGGAGAACAAGAAATGAGCAG GGATGATGTTTTGCAGAGTCTCACCATTGTTCAACACTGCCTCTTGGGGGCTGGTGGTCTTATGCCTCCCTTGAAAGGAGAACCTATATCTGAACT GGTCCATAGTATGGTGAATCTAGACGAGACCACCTTGTATACTGGAACAAAGTATG ATGAGTCCACAGAGAATTACAGAGATTCCATTTGTCAAGTGATGAGACAGTTGCTTC ATTATATACTGGAAAACTCAGAAGATGACACAAAGTCTCTGTTTTCCATCATCAAG ATTATCAGTGAATTGCTGCACTTCAAAGGTTCCCACAAACATGAGTTTGACTCCCGCTGGAAGAGCTTCAACCTTGTGAAAAAATCAATGGAAAACAGG CTTCATGGCAAAAAGCAGCATATCAGAGCTCTGCTCATAGACAGAGTCATGCTCCAGCACGAA CTGCGCAAGCTGACCGTGGAGGGGTGTCAGTACAGGAGCATTCACCAGGAGCTGATGAGAGATCTCTTGCGGCTGTCCACAAGCACCTACAGTCAA gTACGTAGCAAAGCTCAAAGTGTACTGTTCACTGCACTTGGCACCTATAATTTCTGCTCTAGAGATGTGATCCCCCACGTCCTTGAGTTTCTCAACCCAGACAACGGCAGCGTCACACAGCAGCAGTTCAAA GGTGCCTTGTATTGTCTCCTGGGAAATCATAATGGAGTGTGCCTGGCCAATTTGCATGACTGGGAGTGCATTGCCCTGACCTGGCCTGCTATTGTTCGATCTGGCCTCAGTTCAGCCATGTCTTTGGAGAAACCCTCCATCGTGCGGCTCTTTGACGACCTTGCGGACAAAATCCACCGCCAGTATGAGACCATTGGCATTGATTTCTCT ATCCCTGAAGAGACCTGCGGTGTGGCCAAACAGCTAATGGTCACTGGAAATCCCTTCCCTAAAGAACCTGTTCCTTCAGAAGAAGAAACATCAAGAGGTGTTAAGAAGCAGGACCTCAAGAATTTCGAGTCGGGCGA GAAGTATCAGCGGCTCATTGGTGATTTACTGAACTGCCTTGGCAACAGAAATTT GCCTTGGAAGTTTGAACATATCGCAATTGGCTTCTTGTCATTGCTCCTGAGAGATGACCACCAACTCCCGCCAGCAGCTGTTTTGTTCTTCGTCAAAACCCTCAACCACGACTCACTCTATGTCCGCAAG GTGGCAATATCAGCTGTCGCAGGCAtcatgaaacaaataaaaaggccTCATAAGAAAGTGCCCATCAGCCCATCTGAGCTTT GTGCACTTGAAGAGACGGGTCATGGTATAGTGGCCGGTGACCGCCCAGATAACAAGTGGCTGCAGTATAACAGCAAAAGCCTGCCAAGGACTCAGAAGGACTGGGATCTCTGTGCTTTTGTGGAAAAGACTCATTGGGGTTACTACAGCTGGCCAAG GAAACTGATGATGTATGCTCCTGAGGAAGAGCAGCCCAAACAGAACCTACCAAGAGAGGAAATGACAGAG CACGAGCAGATCATTTATGACCATTTCTCAGACCCAGTATTTATAAATCAGTTCATTGAGTTTCTCTCTCTCGAGGATCGAAAGGGTAAAGACAAGTTTAGCACACGCAGATTCTGCTTGTTCAAG GGTTTGTTCCGCAATTTTAGCAACACCTTCCTGCCTCTGCTGCAGCCACACATGGAGCGCTTGGTCGCAGACACCCATGAGAGTAAGCAGCGTTGTGTTGCAGAGATCATATCTGGACTAATCAGAGGGTGCAAACATTGGAGTTACCCAAAG GTTGAGAGCCTCTGGGAAGTGTTGTGCCCACTCCTTCGTACAGCTTTGTCCAACATCACAGTAGAAACATATGCAGACTGGGGCACCTGCATCGCCACTGCCTGC GAGAGTAGAGACCCTCGCAAACTTCATTGGCTTTTTGAGATGCTCATGGAGTCTCCAGTCAATGGGGAAGGAGGCTCATTTGTTGATGCATG TCGCCTCTATGTGCTGCAGGGAGGCCTTGCTCAGCAGGAGTGGCGTGTGCCAGAGCTCCTCCACAGATTGTTGCAGTACCTGGAGCCCAAACTGACTCAGGTTTACAAAAATGTACGGGAGCGGATTGGAAG TGTACTGACCTACATCTTCATGATAGATGTCAACCTGCCTTACACTCAGCCAACCACCTCGCCTCGGATCTCGGACTTCACGGACAGAATTTTGTTACAGCTAAAGCCACTGACTGAGGGTGATGATGAGATCCAAAATCACGTGGTTGAGGAGAATGAAGTGGGGGAGCAGGATGAGAGAACACAAGCGATCAAACTTCTCAAAACAG TGTTGAAGTGGCTGATTGCAAGTGCGGGACGCTCTTACTCGACCGCTGTCCCGGAGCACCTACGCTTGCTCCCTCTCCTCTTCAAG ATTGCTCCAGTAGAGAATGATGATAGTTATGATGAGCTGAAGAGGGATGCGAAGACCTGCTTGTCTCTCATGTCCCAGGGGCTCCTCTACACCGAGCAGATTCCCATGGTGCTTAATGCCCTGCAAGAG ATTGCAGGGAGCAGCTCCTGGCACGCTCGATATACGGTGCTGACATACCTGCAGATCATGGCCTTTTATAACCTGTTCACCTTCATGAGTGACCCGAAAGCAGTGGATGACGTGCGAGCGCTGGTCATAAAACTGCTGGAGGACGAGCAGCTGGAG GTAAGAGAAATGGCTGCCACCACACTCAGTGGCTTCCTCCAGTGCAATTTCTTGTGCATGGACGCCCCCATGCAGGCTCACTTTGAGGCTCTGTGCAAGACCCGCCTGCCTAAAAAGAGAAAGAGGGGTGTTGGTTCACTAGTGGACACTATACCTTCTGGAG ACCTAGTACGGCGTCATGCTGGTGTTCTTGGGCTGAGTGCTTGCATTCTCTCCAGCCCATATGACGTGCCCACCTGGATGCCCCAATTATTAATGGACCTCAGTGCCCACCTCAATGATACCCAACCCATTGAA ATGACTGTGAAGAAAACCCTGTCCAACTTTCGGAGGACGCATCACGACAACTGGCAACAGCATAAGCAGCAGTTCACAGATGACCAGTTGTTGGTGCTTACAGACCTCCTGGTGTCGCCGTGCTACTATGCGTAA
- the psme4a gene encoding proteasome activator complex subunit 4A isoform X1 gives MKEPQSDGLGFVPQKDIVYNKLLPYADKLDEESNDILSKIKGNLARAVQFREIWPGVLFWTRKLSTYIRLYGRKFSKEDHVLFIKLLYELVTVPRLEISMMQGLARLLIKLLKKRELLSREDLELPWRPLYELHDRILFSKTEHLGLNWFPNSVEGVLKTLVKSCRPYFPESATQEMLDEWRPLFCPFDVTMQRAICYFELFLPTTVPPELHHKGFKLWFDELINLWVSVQNLPSWELNLVNLFARLANDNIGYIDWDPYIPKIFTRVLRSFNLPVGTSQMMFPRYLTNAYDIGHVVLWISSLLVCPWSCHCGNLSQNIQKKRLTIYCQFQGGPSKQTQAQLTGLFKSITSFFHPSNHGRWLMKLMKLLQRLPASVVRRLHRERYRKPSWLTPIPDTHKLTEDDITHFVESMMQPVLLAMFSKTGSLDAAQALQNLALMRPEIVIPPVLERTYPALETLTEPHQLTATLSCMIGVARSLVSGGKHLPDGPTHMLPLLMRSLPGVDPNDFSKCMITFQFIATFVTLVPLVDCSSALHERTDLTEVERELCSASAEFEDFVLQFMDRCFALIDSSTLEQTREETETEKMTHLESLVELGLSSTFSTILIQCSLDIFMVALEKVFNFATTNIFETRVAGRMVADMCRAAAKCHPAESLKVFVPHCCSQIHQIAANEEVLHEEELDKEFLWNLQLLSEVTRVDGHKLLAYSSDLVQILQLTLHLKCKQGYILSCNLLHHILRSTAFIYPTEYCSVPRGFCQPITDYLPIKDWGRPGDLWNLDIRWHVPSADEITFSFHLLGTILKPELKRLQSFAEGEQEMSRDDVLQSLTIVQHCLLGAGGLMPPLKGEPISELVHSMVNLDETTLYTGTKYDESTENYRDSICQVMRQLLHYILENSEDDTKSLFSIIKIISELLHFKGSHKHEFDSRWKSFNLVKKSMENRLHGKKQHIRALLIDRVMLQHELRKLTVEGCQYRSIHQELMRDLLRLSTSTYSQVRSKAQSVLFTALGTYNFCSRDVIPHVLEFLNPDNGSVTQQQFKGALYCLLGNHNGVCLANLHDWECIALTWPAIVRSGLSSAMSLEKPSIVRLFDDLADKIHRQYETIGIDFSIPEETCGVAKQLMVTGNPFPKEPVPSEEETSRGVKKQDLKNFESGEKYQRLIGDLLNCLGNRNLPWKFEHIAIGFLSLLLRDDHQLPPAAVLFFVKTLNHDSLYVRKVAISAVAGIMKQIKRPHKKVPISPSELCALEETGHGIVAGDRPDNKWLQYNSKSLPRTQKDWDLCAFVEKTHWGYYSWPRKLMMYAPEEEQPKQNLPREEMTEHEQIIYDHFSDPVFINQFIEFLSLEDRKGKDKFSTRRFCLFKGLFRNFSNTFLPLLQPHMERLVADTHESKQRCVAEIISGLIRGCKHWSYPKVESLWEVLCPLLRTALSNITVETYADWGTCIATACESRDPRKLHWLFEMLMESPVNGEGGSFVDACRLYVLQGGLAQQEWRVPELLHRLLQYLEPKLTQVYKNVRERIGSVLTYIFMIDVNLPYTQPTTSPRISDFTDRILLQLKPLTEGDDEIQNHVVEENEVGEQDERTQAIKLLKTVLKWLIASAGRSYSTAVPEHLRLLPLLFKIAPVENDDSYDELKRDAKTCLSLMSQGLLYTEQIPMVLNALQEIAGSSSWHARYTVLTYLQIMAFYNLFTFMSDPKAVDDVRALVIKLLEDEQLEVREMAATTLSGFLQCNFLCMDAPMQAHFEALCKTRLPKKRKRGVGSLVDTIPSGDLVRRHAGVLGLSACILSSPYDVPTWMPQLLMDLSAHLNDTQPIEMTVKKTLSNFRRTHHDNWQQHKQQFTDDQLLVLTDLLVSPCYYA, from the exons CTCTGTAGAAGGTGTGTTGAAGACACTTGTGAAAAGTTGCAGACC GTATTTTCCAGAGTCTGCAACCCAGGAGATGCTGGATGAGTGGAGACCGCTATTTTGCCCATTTGACGTTACCATGCAGAGAGCAATTTGCTACTTTGAACTCTTTCTACCCACAACCGTACCTCCAGAGCTGCATCATAAGGGCTTCAA GTTGTGGTTTGATGAGTTGATCAATTTGTGGGTATCAGTGCAGAATCTTCCAAGCTGGGAATTG AATCTGGTGAATCTCTTTGCTCGCTTGGCCAATGACAACATTGGGTACATTGACTGGGATCCTTATATCCCGAAG ATTTTCACAAGAGTCTTGAGGAGTTTCAATCTTCCAGTGGGGACCAGCCAGATGATGTTCCCGCGATACTTGACCAATGCCTACGACATTGGCCATGTGGTGCTATGGATATCATCTCTTCTGGTTTGTCCTTGGTCTTGCCATTGTGGCAACCTCAGTCAAAATATCCAGAAGAAAAGACTGACCATATACTGTCAATTTCAGGGTGGACCAAGTAAGCAAACTCAAGCACAGCTCACTGGACTTTTCAAAAGCATCACATCTTTTTTCCACCCATCAAACCATGGTCGTTGGTTG ATGAAGCTCATGAAGTTGCTGCAGCGTCTCCCTGCCAGTGTTGTTCGCCGGCTGCATCGAGAGCGCTACAGAAAGCCGTCTTGGCTAACACCGATCCCAGACACTCACAAGCTCACAGAAGACGATATCACACACTTTGTGGAGAGTATGATGCAGCCAGTTCTTCTGGCCATGTTCAGCAAAACAGGCAGTCTTGATGCCGCTCAGGCTCTGCAGAACCTTGCTCTGATGAGGCCTGAAATAGTCATTCCTCCGGTTCTAGAGAG AACATACCCCGCACTGGAAACTCTAACAGAGCCCCATCAGCTGACAGCCACCCTAAGCTGCATGATTGGTGTAGCACGAAGTTTAGTGTCTGGTGGGAAGCACCTTCCTGATGGGCCGACTCACATGTTACCCCTCCTCATGAGGTCCCTGCCTGGAGTTGACCCAAATGACTTCAGCAAGTGCATG ATCACCTTCCAGTTTATTGCTACATTTGTAACTCTTGTGCCTTTGGTGGACTGTTCGTCTGCTCTACATGAAAGAACAGACTTGACAGAG GTGGAACGTGAATTGTGCTCGGCCTCTGCGGAATTCGAAGACTTTGTCCTTCAATTTATGGACAG GTGCTTTGCCTTGATCGACAGCAGCACTCTCGAACAAACCCGTGAGGAAACAGAAACGGAGAAAATGACTCATTTGGAGAGTTTGGTGGAACTCGGCTTGTCCTCTACTTTTAGCACTATCCTCATTCAGTGCTCCTTGGACATCTTCATG GTGGCGCTGGAAAAGGTTTTTAACTTTGCAACCACTAACATTTTTGAGACACGTGTAGCTGGAAGGATGGTGGCGGACATGTGCCGGGCTGCTGCCAAG TGTCACCCCGCAGAGTCTCTTAAAGTTTTTGTCCCTCACTGCTGCAGTCAAATACACCAAATTGCTGCCA ATGAAGAAGTGTTACACGAAGAGGAACTTGACAAGGAGTTTTTATGGAATCTTCAGCTACTGTCTGAG GTTACTCGAGTTGATGGTCACAAGCTCCTGGCTTATTCCTCTGACTTGGTCCAGATATTGCAGTTGACCCTTCACCTCAAATGTAAGCAGGGCTACATCCTTTCTTGCAACTTACTGCATCATATCCTCCGCTCCACTGCATTCATCTATCCTACGGAGTACTGCAGTGTGCCAAGGGGCttctgccagccaatcacagactaCCTGCCCATCAAG GATTGGGGTCGTCCTGGTGACTTGTGGAACTTGGACATCCGGTGGCATGTCCCCAGTGCTGATGAGATCACCTTTAGCTTTCATTTACTGGGCACGATCCTGAAGCCAGAACTGAAGAGGCTTCAAAGTTTTGCAGAAGGAGAACAAGAAATGAGCAG GGATGATGTTTTGCAGAGTCTCACCATTGTTCAACACTGCCTCTTGGGGGCTGGTGGTCTTATGCCTCCCTTGAAAGGAGAACCTATATCTGAACT GGTCCATAGTATGGTGAATCTAGACGAGACCACCTTGTATACTGGAACAAAGTATG ATGAGTCCACAGAGAATTACAGAGATTCCATTTGTCAAGTGATGAGACAGTTGCTTC ATTATATACTGGAAAACTCAGAAGATGACACAAAGTCTCTGTTTTCCATCATCAAG ATTATCAGTGAATTGCTGCACTTCAAAGGTTCCCACAAACATGAGTTTGACTCCCGCTGGAAGAGCTTCAACCTTGTGAAAAAATCAATGGAAAACAGG CTTCATGGCAAAAAGCAGCATATCAGAGCTCTGCTCATAGACAGAGTCATGCTCCAGCACGAA CTGCGCAAGCTGACCGTGGAGGGGTGTCAGTACAGGAGCATTCACCAGGAGCTGATGAGAGATCTCTTGCGGCTGTCCACAAGCACCTACAGTCAA gTACGTAGCAAAGCTCAAAGTGTACTGTTCACTGCACTTGGCACCTATAATTTCTGCTCTAGAGATGTGATCCCCCACGTCCTTGAGTTTCTCAACCCAGACAACGGCAGCGTCACACAGCAGCAGTTCAAA GGTGCCTTGTATTGTCTCCTGGGAAATCATAATGGAGTGTGCCTGGCCAATTTGCATGACTGGGAGTGCATTGCCCTGACCTGGCCTGCTATTGTTCGATCTGGCCTCAGTTCAGCCATGTCTTTGGAGAAACCCTCCATCGTGCGGCTCTTTGACGACCTTGCGGACAAAATCCACCGCCAGTATGAGACCATTGGCATTGATTTCTCT ATCCCTGAAGAGACCTGCGGTGTGGCCAAACAGCTAATGGTCACTGGAAATCCCTTCCCTAAAGAACCTGTTCCTTCAGAAGAAGAAACATCAAGAGGTGTTAAGAAGCAGGACCTCAAGAATTTCGAGTCGGGCGA GAAGTATCAGCGGCTCATTGGTGATTTACTGAACTGCCTTGGCAACAGAAATTT GCCTTGGAAGTTTGAACATATCGCAATTGGCTTCTTGTCATTGCTCCTGAGAGATGACCACCAACTCCCGCCAGCAGCTGTTTTGTTCTTCGTCAAAACCCTCAACCACGACTCACTCTATGTCCGCAAG GTGGCAATATCAGCTGTCGCAGGCAtcatgaaacaaataaaaaggccTCATAAGAAAGTGCCCATCAGCCCATCTGAGCTTT GTGCACTTGAAGAGACGGGTCATGGTATAGTGGCCGGTGACCGCCCAGATAACAAGTGGCTGCAGTATAACAGCAAAAGCCTGCCAAGGACTCAGAAGGACTGGGATCTCTGTGCTTTTGTGGAAAAGACTCATTGGGGTTACTACAGCTGGCCAAG GAAACTGATGATGTATGCTCCTGAGGAAGAGCAGCCCAAACAGAACCTACCAAGAGAGGAAATGACAGAG CACGAGCAGATCATTTATGACCATTTCTCAGACCCAGTATTTATAAATCAGTTCATTGAGTTTCTCTCTCTCGAGGATCGAAAGGGTAAAGACAAGTTTAGCACACGCAGATTCTGCTTGTTCAAG GGTTTGTTCCGCAATTTTAGCAACACCTTCCTGCCTCTGCTGCAGCCACACATGGAGCGCTTGGTCGCAGACACCCATGAGAGTAAGCAGCGTTGTGTTGCAGAGATCATATCTGGACTAATCAGAGGGTGCAAACATTGGAGTTACCCAAAG GTTGAGAGCCTCTGGGAAGTGTTGTGCCCACTCCTTCGTACAGCTTTGTCCAACATCACAGTAGAAACATATGCAGACTGGGGCACCTGCATCGCCACTGCCTGC GAGAGTAGAGACCCTCGCAAACTTCATTGGCTTTTTGAGATGCTCATGGAGTCTCCAGTCAATGGGGAAGGAGGCTCATTTGTTGATGCATG TCGCCTCTATGTGCTGCAGGGAGGCCTTGCTCAGCAGGAGTGGCGTGTGCCAGAGCTCCTCCACAGATTGTTGCAGTACCTGGAGCCCAAACTGACTCAGGTTTACAAAAATGTACGGGAGCGGATTGGAAG TGTACTGACCTACATCTTCATGATAGATGTCAACCTGCCTTACACTCAGCCAACCACCTCGCCTCGGATCTCGGACTTCACGGACAGAATTTTGTTACAGCTAAAGCCACTGACTGAGGGTGATGATGAGATCCAAAATCACGTGGTTGAGGAGAATGAAGTGGGGGAGCAGGATGAGAGAACACAAGCGATCAAACTTCTCAAAACAG TGTTGAAGTGGCTGATTGCAAGTGCGGGACGCTCTTACTCGACCGCTGTCCCGGAGCACCTACGCTTGCTCCCTCTCCTCTTCAAG ATTGCTCCAGTAGAGAATGATGATAGTTATGATGAGCTGAAGAGGGATGCGAAGACCTGCTTGTCTCTCATGTCCCAGGGGCTCCTCTACACCGAGCAGATTCCCATGGTGCTTAATGCCCTGCAAGAG ATTGCAGGGAGCAGCTCCTGGCACGCTCGATATACGGTGCTGACATACCTGCAGATCATGGCCTTTTATAACCTGTTCACCTTCATGAGTGACCCGAAAGCAGTGGATGACGTGCGAGCGCTGGTCATAAAACTGCTGGAGGACGAGCAGCTGGAG GTAAGAGAAATGGCTGCCACCACACTCAGTGGCTTCCTCCAGTGCAATTTCTTGTGCATGGACGCCCCCATGCAGGCTCACTTTGAGGCTCTGTGCAAGACCCGCCTGCCTAAAAAGAGAAAGAGGGGTGTTGGTTCACTAGTGGACACTATACCTTCTGGAG ACCTAGTACGGCGTCATGCTGGTGTTCTTGGGCTGAGTGCTTGCATTCTCTCCAGCCCATATGACGTGCCCACCTGGATGCCCCAATTATTAATGGACCTCAGTGCCCACCTCAATGATACCCAACCCATTGAA ATGACTGTGAAGAAAACCCTGTCCAACTTTCGGAGGACGCATCACGACAACTGGCAACAGCATAAGCAGCAGTTCACAGATGACCAGTTGTTGGTGCTTACAGACCTCCTGGTGTCGCCGTGCTACTATGCGTAA